Proteins found in one Methanomicrobia archaeon genomic segment:
- the cdhC gene encoding CO dehydrogenase/CO-methylating acetyl-CoA synthase complex subunit beta: MDEGFPFDINPMYEGERVRKAGMFVELGGPSKPSFELVLFEPEPDKITDGEVTLIGPDLRDMEEGGQYPYAMIYRVYGEQIEKDLEPVIERRNHEFQGYLQGYMHLNQRSEVWVRISKDAVKKGLQSLKQIARASVMLFKAELPFIEKMEATYITDEGEVLKRLEEANRIYEARDLRVRDLHDEDVDEFYQCTLCQSFAPTNVCVVAPDRTALCGAMNWFDSRAAARVDPEGPNAPIPKGDCIDPIGGEYTGVNEAAVKLSGGEFNAIKLHSFLEQPHTSCGCFEVAGFYIPEVDGIGWVHRGSQVADTPIGLPFSSIASSVGGGKQVEGFLGIGIQYFYSPKFIQYDGGWQRVVWMASDLKERVRDAIPPELWDKIATEKEVKNIEELREFLRTAEHPVMTGVVRAADGVQITDGWAAPAAVAAVADAGVARAPEAELSAGALSEAGAISSVSLAQVLQAGGASPVTIVLKDADIRIGKIIIKKREAK; the protein is encoded by the coding sequence ATGGATGAGGGATTCCCGTTCGACATCAATCCGATGTATGAGGGCGAGCGGGTACGGAAAGCGGGCATGTTCGTTGAGCTGGGCGGACCAAGCAAGCCGAGCTTTGAGCTCGTGCTCTTCGAGCCCGAGCCCGATAAGATCACCGACGGTGAGGTGACGCTCATTGGCCCGGATCTGCGGGATATGGAAGAAGGTGGGCAGTACCCGTACGCCATGATTTACCGGGTCTACGGGGAGCAGATCGAGAAGGATCTTGAACCGGTGATCGAGCGTCGGAACCACGAGTTCCAGGGCTATTTGCAGGGTTATATGCACCTCAACCAGCGCTCGGAGGTATGGGTCAGGATCAGCAAGGATGCGGTCAAGAAGGGGTTGCAATCACTTAAGCAGATAGCAAGGGCGAGTGTGATGCTCTTCAAGGCGGAACTGCCGTTCATCGAGAAGATGGAAGCCACGTATATCACCGATGAGGGCGAGGTACTCAAGCGGCTGGAGGAGGCGAACAGGATCTACGAAGCGCGCGATCTCCGGGTACGGGACCTCCACGACGAGGATGTGGACGAATTTTATCAGTGCACGCTCTGCCAGTCGTTTGCGCCAACGAACGTCTGCGTGGTCGCTCCTGATCGAACCGCGCTCTGCGGTGCGATGAACTGGTTTGACTCGCGTGCTGCCGCGCGCGTGGATCCTGAAGGCCCGAATGCGCCCATACCCAAGGGCGACTGCATCGATCCGATAGGGGGGGAGTATACGGGCGTCAACGAAGCGGCCGTGAAGTTGTCAGGCGGCGAGTTCAATGCGATCAAGCTCCATTCGTTCCTCGAGCAGCCGCACACCAGTTGCGGGTGCTTTGAGGTCGCGGGTTTTTATATTCCCGAGGTTGATGGTATCGGCTGGGTGCATCGCGGCTCCCAGGTTGCAGATACGCCGATCGGGCTGCCGTTCTCTTCGATTGCGAGCTCAGTTGGCGGCGGCAAGCAGGTCGAAGGGTTCCTCGGCATCGGCATCCAATATTTCTACAGCCCCAAATTTATCCAGTACGACGGCGGCTGGCAGCGGGTGGTCTGGATGGCGTCCGATCTCAAGGAGCGCGTGCGGGATGCTATACCCCCGGAGCTGTGGGACAAGATCGCGACCGAGAAAGAGGTAAAGAACATCGAAGAGCTGCGTGAGTTCTTACGGACTGCTGAGCACCCGGTGATGACGGGTGTGGTGCGCGCGGCCGACGGCGTGCAAATTACGGACGGTTGGGCTGCTCCTGCAGCGGTTGCGGCCGTGGCGGATGCGGGAGTTGCGCGTGCTCCAGAAGCAGAACTATCGGCTGGGGCGCTATCGGAAGCAGGAGCGATCTCATCGGTTTCGCTCGCGCAGGTGCTGCAAGCAGGTGGCGCATCGCCGGT
- the argF gene encoding ornithine carbamoyltransferase, producing MNLISIFDLTPAALEKILERAHVLKRARRAGMKVSTELTGKTLALIFEKPSTRTRVSFEVAMRELGGHVLSLSASELQLGRGERVQETAKVFSSYVDAVMIRAYQHATVEAFAQYAAIPVINGLTDLEHPCQILADLMTIQEYKQRLQGVTVAWFGDGNNVCNSLIGGAALTGMAVRVACPAGYEPAAALVERARSIGCDVQITQSPEEAATDADVLYTDVWVSMGDEAEREQRLRDMKRYQVNERIVAHAKADVLVMHCMPVHIGEEMTEDVLYSANSVIFEEAENRLHAQKALLSLLLSPEV from the coding sequence ATGAATCTCATCTCGATCTTTGACTTAACGCCTGCCGCGCTCGAAAAGATCCTCGAACGCGCGCACGTGCTGAAACGAGCGAGGAGAGCGGGCATGAAGGTAAGCACCGAGCTTACCGGGAAGACCCTGGCACTGATCTTCGAGAAGCCCTCCACGCGCACCCGCGTCTCGTTCGAGGTGGCGATGCGCGAGCTGGGTGGGCATGTGCTCTCGCTCTCGGCGAGCGAGCTCCAGTTGGGGCGAGGCGAACGGGTGCAGGAGACCGCGAAGGTGTTCTCATCATACGTGGACGCGGTGATGATCCGCGCGTACCAGCACGCTACGGTAGAAGCGTTCGCGCAGTATGCTGCTATTCCCGTGATCAATGGTCTGACCGATCTCGAGCATCCCTGTCAGATTCTCGCGGATCTCATGACGATTCAGGAGTACAAGCAGCGATTACAGGGCGTGACCGTGGCGTGGTTCGGCGACGGGAACAACGTCTGCAACTCGCTCATTGGCGGTGCGGCACTGACGGGCATGGCGGTTCGTGTTGCGTGCCCGGCGGGCTACGAACCCGCGGCGGCGCTCGTGGAACGAGCACGGAGCATAGGCTGCGATGTACAGATAACCCAGAGCCCGGAAGAAGCTGCTACGGACGCTGATGTGTTATATACCGATGTCTGGGTCTCTATGGGCGACGAGGCCGAGCGCGAGCAGCGATTACGGGATATGAAGCGCTACCAGGTGAACGAGCGGATAGTGGCGCATGCAAAGGCCGATGTGCTCGTGATGCACTGTATGCCGGTCCATATAGGCGAGGAGATGACCGAGGACGTCCTGTATTCTGCGAACTCGGTGATCTTCGAAGAGGCTGAGAACCGGCTCCACGCGCAGAAAGCGCTCTTATCACTTCTCCTTTCACCGGAGGTTTGA
- a CDS encoding class I SAM-dependent methyltransferase, translating to MSNRRSRQQGHTPGHRSDFSYRMIELMHENRLLHYFRDPYKLLAAAGLTRGQHVLEVGCGPGYFTIPAAKLLGPDGVVYAIDVHPRAIARVKEKIAADGVKNVTPLLANAAETGLPDSSIDLAFLFGLRYIAGGLDVLLTELYRVLKLGGNLAFEKTRGSAGKMIAEVEASGFSHTHTKGRILVFERVILETATW from the coding sequence ATGAGCAACAGACGCAGCAGACAGCAGGGGCATACCCCGGGACACCGGTCGGATTTCTCCTACAGGATGATCGAGCTCATGCACGAGAACCGGCTGCTGCACTATTTCCGGGATCCGTACAAGCTCCTGGCGGCCGCGGGACTGACGCGAGGTCAACACGTGCTGGAGGTCGGCTGTGGCCCGGGATATTTCACCATCCCTGCCGCCAAACTCCTGGGGCCGGATGGCGTCGTCTATGCGATTGACGTGCATCCACGCGCGATCGCGCGGGTGAAGGAGAAGATCGCGGCGGACGGTGTGAAGAACGTGACGCCGCTGCTTGCAAATGCCGCTGAGACCGGGCTGCCGGACAGCAGCATCGATCTCGCGTTCCTCTTCGGGCTGCGGTACATCGCCGGTGGGCTGGACGTGCTGCTCACAGAACTCTACCGCGTCCTGAAGCTGGGCGGTAACCTCGCGTTCGAGAAGACCCGCGGGTCTGCGGGGAAGATGATCGCGGAAGTTGAAGCTTCTGGGTTCAGCCATACACACACGAAGGGGCGGATACTGGTCTTTGAACGGGTCATATTAGAGACGGCAACGTGGTGA